One region of Peribacillus simplex genomic DNA includes:
- a CDS encoding CpsD/CapB family tyrosine-protein kinase, with product MRSKDEKQVNLIAQTNPKSPITEQYRLIRTNIQFSSVDKEIKTIVITSSEPNDGKSTTAANLAIVLAQEEKKVLLVDADLRKPSIHYAFNLSNIHGLTSVLTKKMDLRKTILNSNVSNLDILTSGPIPPNPSELLNSKAIETAIEELKQMYDYIIFDTPPVLIVPDSQIVANKCDGVIMVVSSGKTNKQSAVKAKELLVKANTSLLGVVLNGVETDNSHYYYYQT from the coding sequence TTGAGAAGTAAAGATGAAAAACAAGTGAATTTAATTGCGCAGACTAATCCTAAATCGCCTATTACTGAACAATATCGATTAATTAGGACAAACATACAATTCTCTTCAGTGGATAAAGAAATCAAAACCATTGTGATTACTTCATCGGAGCCTAATGATGGCAAATCGACGACAGCTGCCAACCTAGCGATTGTGCTTGCTCAAGAAGAGAAAAAAGTATTACTTGTGGATGCAGACTTAAGGAAACCATCGATTCATTATGCTTTTAACCTTAGTAATATACATGGACTTACGAGCGTGTTGACAAAGAAAATGGACTTAAGAAAAACTATCTTGAATTCAAATGTTTCAAATTTAGACATTTTAACAAGCGGTCCAATACCGCCTAACCCTTCGGAATTATTAAATTCAAAAGCGATAGAAACAGCCATTGAAGAACTTAAACAAATGTATGATTATATCATTTTTGATACACCGCCCGTTCTGATAGTGCCTGATTCCCAGATTGTAGCCAATAAATGTGATGGCGTAATCATGGTAGTGTCGAGCGGTAAGACAAACAAACAAAGCGCAGTGAAAGCAAAGGAACTTTTAGTGAAAGCTAATACATCCTTGCTTGGAGTCGTTTTAAATGGCGTTGAAACGGATAACAGCCATTATTATTACTATCAAACTTAA
- a CDS encoding YveK family protein: protein MEETISIKDIFKTLKKRWKLIMLLTLIAALISGTISYFVLTPVYQSSTQILVNQKQSENQLDSTQIRSNIDMINTYSVIIKSPAILEKVIDELELDQSVEQLSGKITINSQENSQVFSLTVQDSNPTKAVEIANTVSSTFQKEIKDIMNVDNVSILAKAEIKDNPAPVKPNPLLNNAIAVVVGLMAGIGLAFLLEYMDNTIKDEDDIEKLLELPILGSIQKIS, encoded by the coding sequence ATGGAAGAAACTATTAGTATTAAAGATATTTTTAAAACATTAAAGAAGCGTTGGAAGCTGATCATGCTGCTGACATTAATTGCCGCTTTGATCAGCGGAACGATTTCTTATTTCGTATTAACACCCGTTTACCAATCTTCAACACAGATCCTGGTTAATCAGAAACAATCGGAGAACCAATTGGACTCGACTCAAATACGATCAAATATCGACATGATCAATACATACAGTGTGATCATAAAAAGTCCTGCCATTTTGGAGAAGGTCATTGATGAGCTTGAACTAGACCAAAGCGTTGAGCAACTTAGCGGAAAAATAACAATCAACAGCCAAGAAAATTCACAAGTCTTCTCATTAACGGTTCAAGATAGTAATCCTACTAAAGCAGTAGAAATAGCTAATACAGTTTCTTCAACTTTCCAAAAGGAAATCAAAGATATAATGAACGTCGACAATGTTAGCATACTTGCCAAGGCAGAAATAAAGGACAATCCTGCTCCTGTAAAACCTAATCCATTATTGAATAACGCTATTGCGGTGGTAGTTGGTTTGATGGCTGGAATAGGTTTGGCATTCCTCCTTGAGTATATGGACAATACGATCAAGGACGAGGATGATATTGAGAAACTCCTGGAATTGCCCATCCTTGGATCGATTCAAAAAATTTCATAA
- a CDS encoding helix-turn-helix domain-containing protein, with amino-acid sequence MIGYRVKSLREERKMSISELSTKSGVAKSYISSLERNLQTNPTILVLEKIARILCIKVDALLHDQADKGMDEEWMAIMHDVMRSGISKKEMREFIEDRKCTPR; translated from the coding sequence ATGATAGGTTACCGAGTTAAGTCGCTTAGGGAAGAAAGGAAAATGTCAATTAGTGAACTCTCCACAAAATCCGGCGTTGCCAAATCCTATATAAGCTCACTGGAAAGAAACCTTCAAACAAACCCTACTATTTTAGTTTTGGAAAAAATCGCTAGAATCCTCTGTATTAAAGTGGATGCTCTGTTGCATGATCAAGCAGACAAAGGCATGGATGAAGAGTGGATGGCAATCATGCATGATGTTATGAGGTCAGGGATATCAAAAAAGGAAATGCGCGAATTTATCGAGGATAGGAAATGTACTCCTCGTTAA
- a CDS encoding right-handed parallel beta-helix repeat-containing protein yields the protein MNLESEMVGVVINVKRFGAKGDGVTDDTKAIQSAINSIPNGGRVLIPNGTYIINAETPLTPLSNQTVSLSSNAKLKAKPNPDASYQIINIVEKENVIIEGGFIEGERYEHIGNTGEAGMGISIVRNSKNITIRNTHISKCWADGIYIGGSLPCYNINIYNVTCNDNRRQGLSIINVDRLTVRDSSFTNTAGKLPECGIDIEPEHYSTVKNVILDNIVCTGNRSGLEVFGWANNVRNVRVLNSNMSDNKDFGLSLAFTSEISVRDSKFRGNKNGILMARDNNIVLFSFCQITDSKNAGVNIETVLQTIDDGIGTKNVVFNSCLFKNNSKNAPNLFDGVVIDNTDKRNIIDRITFNQCVFIDDQDIPTQRFGLKVANIPEVSNVLLGHGNYFKGNATDGMSANANNTFAVVVKPIINGNS from the coding sequence ATGAATCTAGAATCCGAAATGGTTGGCGTTGTTATAAACGTAAAAAGATTTGGCGCTAAAGGTGACGGTGTTACGGATGATACAAAAGCAATTCAAAGCGCGATTAATAGCATACCTAATGGTGGTAGGGTATTGATACCCAACGGGACATATATAATAAATGCAGAGACCCCCTTAACTCCTTTGTCGAATCAAACTGTATCACTTTCCAGTAATGCAAAACTTAAAGCGAAACCAAACCCTGATGCTTCGTATCAAATTATAAATATAGTTGAGAAAGAAAACGTAATAATCGAGGGTGGTTTTATTGAGGGTGAACGTTATGAACACATCGGAAACACTGGTGAAGCTGGAATGGGAATTTCTATAGTTAGAAACTCCAAAAATATAACTATTAGAAATACACATATTTCTAAGTGTTGGGCTGATGGAATTTATATTGGCGGGAGTTTACCTTGCTATAATATCAATATTTACAATGTTACATGCAATGATAACAGGCGACAAGGTTTATCAATCATAAATGTTGATAGACTGACGGTCAGAGACAGCTCTTTTACAAATACAGCAGGAAAATTACCTGAGTGTGGGATTGATATTGAACCAGAACACTATAGTACTGTAAAAAATGTGATTTTAGACAATATAGTTTGTACGGGTAATAGATCAGGACTTGAAGTTTTTGGATGGGCAAACAATGTCAGAAATGTTAGGGTATTAAATTCTAATATGAGCGATAACAAAGATTTCGGATTATCTCTCGCATTCACTTCCGAAATATCAGTAAGGGATAGTAAGTTTAGAGGCAACAAAAATGGTATTCTAATGGCTAGAGACAATAACATTGTCTTATTTTCATTTTGTCAAATAACAGATTCAAAAAATGCAGGGGTCAATATAGAAACAGTTCTTCAAACGATAGATGATGGTATAGGTACTAAGAATGTTGTTTTTAATTCATGTCTTTTTAAAAACAACAGTAAGAATGCTCCTAATTTATTCGATGGTGTTGTTATTGATAATACGGATAAGAGGAATATTATAGATAGAATAACTTTTAATCAGTGTGTTTTTATTGATGATCAAGATATTCCAACACAAAGATTTGGGCTTAAGGTTGCGAACATACCCGAAGTTTCAAACGTGTTGCTTGGACATGGTAATTATTTCAAGGGTAATGCGACTGACGGAATGAGTGCAAATGCAAATAATACATTTGCAGTGGTTGTTAAACCAATTATAAATGGCAATAGTTGA
- a CDS encoding VOC family protein, whose amino-acid sequence MTAINHIGLAVPDLDAAIKWYEQVLGFNLLV is encoded by the coding sequence ATGACAGCTATTAATCATATTGGATTGGCTGTGCCTGATTTGGATGCTGCGATTAAGTGGTATGAGCAGGTGTTGGGATTCAATTTATTGGTGTAA
- a CDS encoding MFS transporter, with amino-acid sequence MGIPLLKEELPVANKIWTRDFVMIFIANFFVFLSFQMTSPTLPLFVKELGGNERYIGLVAGMFLFSALIVRPFAGQALETKGRRFVFLFGLAFLAVAIGSFGFMMSIFLLCSMRIVQGIGWGYTTTASGTIASDLIPAKRRGEGMGYFTLSGNLAMAFGPSFGLYLADVLTFQHLFLFCGALSLAAWIMASTITYKKVDHPSAPAKTNRFDIYEKSAVAPSILVFFITVSFGGIATFLPLYTIEKGLTGIQGYFFLYALALIFTRMFAGKIFDQKGHQAVFIPSALFIVAAMLLLAWMPSNMVLYMAAIFYGIGFGAVQPALQAWSLEHAARNRKGMANATFYSFFDLGIGCGAILFGQIGYLFGYISIYIMAAVSVGISILAYLWILRKK; translated from the coding sequence ATGGGTATACCCTTGTTAAAAGAAGAACTTCCGGTTGCCAATAAAATCTGGACACGTGATTTTGTGATGATTTTCATTGCTAACTTCTTTGTTTTTTTATCCTTTCAAATGACTTCCCCTACCCTTCCGCTTTTTGTAAAGGAGCTTGGCGGAAATGAACGGTATATTGGGTTAGTTGCTGGCATGTTTTTATTTTCTGCTCTGATTGTCCGCCCCTTTGCCGGACAGGCCCTGGAAACAAAAGGTAGACGTTTTGTTTTCCTGTTCGGTCTAGCCTTTTTGGCTGTAGCGATAGGCTCGTTTGGATTTATGATGAGTATTTTCCTTCTATGTTCAATGAGGATTGTCCAAGGGATTGGCTGGGGATATACGACCACCGCATCAGGTACGATTGCCTCCGATCTTATACCAGCAAAGCGTCGGGGTGAGGGAATGGGATACTTCACTTTATCGGGTAATTTGGCGATGGCTTTTGGTCCGTCATTTGGACTTTACTTAGCGGATGTTTTAACCTTTCAACATTTGTTTTTATTTTGCGGTGCCTTAAGCCTGGCAGCTTGGATCATGGCATCAACAATTACCTATAAAAAAGTAGATCATCCTTCTGCCCCCGCTAAAACTAATAGGTTTGACATTTATGAAAAAAGCGCTGTTGCTCCGTCCATTCTTGTTTTTTTCATTACGGTATCTTTTGGCGGGATTGCTACCTTCTTACCGCTTTATACGATCGAAAAAGGTCTGACAGGTATTCAAGGATACTTTTTTCTTTACGCTTTAGCTCTTATTTTCACACGAATGTTCGCTGGAAAAATCTTTGATCAAAAAGGACATCAAGCTGTCTTCATTCCATCTGCTCTTTTTATCGTAGCAGCGATGCTATTGCTAGCATGGATGCCAAGTAACATGGTTCTGTATATGGCAGCTATTTTTTATGGCATTGGATTCGGGGCTGTACAACCGGCTCTTCAAGCGTGGTCTCTTGAACACGCTGCCCGAAATCGAAAGGGCATGGCCAATGCCACCTTCTATTCCTTCTTTGATCTTGGAATCGGTTGCGGTGCCATCCTCTTCGGACAAATCGGATATCTGTTTGGGTATATTAGCATTTACATAATGGCAGCAGTCTCTGTGGGGATTTCAATATTGGCTTACCTATGGATTTTGAGAAAAAAATAA
- a CDS encoding S8 family peptidase → MHKLIQALLPVLLLFMILPICQPDAASAEEIPQSDGVIVKYKETNDEPINDLIEKVEVPKGETTDNVIEELEEQKNVEYAEPNYLFKKMDSPNDPAYKDQWHHKTLGTNAAWTKTMGSKEMIVAIIDDGVDRNHADLKGKIVNAYDTVRNRKNIVPKGEHGTHIAGIIAGSANNGIGGAGVAPNVKLMPINVFDGEYANTADIIDAIHFAVQHKANIINMSLGDTSYSEALNKAVQEAYKKGVLIVAAAGNEGDMGKNVQRVYPAAFSHVISVAATDSRDKRASYSNYHSTVDIAAPGDDILSTLPDGKYGWMSGTSMATPMVTGVAALIWSYEPKLNKSEVEYRLYDSAVDLGAKGKDIYYGNGRLNAKKALEMKTLTKPAVTAISDRDTKMNGKIPTDFKTGTVSIYTDKKQLATVKINGEKSFTASIEKQTAGTTISTRVIDKSGNKSIPVSFKVADKTAPLKPSVNTVGDNTVKVTGKAEASAKVTVKNGSSVLGKANSNNAGNFTVTMSKKQKAGKVLSVTATDKAGNTSSVKTVTVADKTAPSKPTVNTVTTKTTKVTGKAEANSTVSIKASGKVIGSTTATNKGTFSVKIPKQKAGKNLYTYAKDKAKNVSESREVTVKK, encoded by the coding sequence ATGCACAAACTTATTCAGGCCTTACTGCCGGTTCTACTGCTGTTTATGATTCTGCCAATCTGCCAGCCGGATGCTGCATCTGCAGAAGAAATCCCGCAATCCGATGGTGTCATCGTCAAATATAAAGAGACGAATGATGAGCCGATCAACGACTTGATAGAAAAGGTCGAGGTCCCTAAAGGGGAAACGACCGACAACGTTATCGAGGAACTTGAAGAACAGAAGAATGTGGAATATGCAGAGCCAAACTATCTTTTCAAGAAGATGGACAGTCCGAACGACCCTGCCTATAAAGACCAGTGGCATCATAAAACGCTCGGAACGAATGCAGCATGGACAAAAACCATGGGCTCAAAGGAAATGATCGTAGCCATTATTGACGATGGGGTCGATCGTAACCACGCTGATTTAAAAGGGAAAATCGTCAATGCCTATGATACGGTACGCAATCGGAAGAATATCGTACCAAAAGGGGAGCATGGAACGCATATCGCAGGCATCATTGCAGGTTCTGCGAACAATGGCATTGGCGGAGCGGGTGTTGCGCCTAACGTAAAACTCATGCCGATCAACGTTTTTGATGGCGAATATGCCAATACGGCCGATATCATTGACGCCATTCATTTTGCCGTACAGCACAAGGCTAACATCATCAATATGAGTCTGGGAGACACCAGTTATTCGGAGGCGTTGAACAAGGCTGTCCAAGAAGCCTATAAAAAAGGCGTCCTGATCGTCGCAGCTGCCGGGAATGAAGGTGATATGGGCAAAAATGTACAGCGTGTTTATCCAGCTGCATTCAGCCATGTCATTTCCGTTGCCGCCACTGACTCAAGGGACAAGCGTGCCAGTTATTCCAACTACCATTCAACAGTGGATATTGCAGCCCCTGGAGATGATATCCTTTCAACCTTACCGGATGGTAAATACGGCTGGATGAGCGGAACATCAATGGCCACGCCGATGGTGACGGGTGTAGCGGCACTGATTTGGTCGTATGAGCCCAAGCTCAACAAATCGGAGGTCGAATACCGCCTATATGATTCAGCCGTGGACCTCGGTGCAAAAGGGAAAGACATCTACTATGGAAACGGGCGGCTCAATGCCAAAAAAGCGCTGGAAATGAAGACGCTGACCAAACCGGCCGTGACCGCGATTTCCGATAGGGACACCAAGATGAATGGGAAAATCCCAACTGATTTCAAAACGGGGACCGTCTCCATTTATACCGATAAAAAACAACTCGCCACGGTGAAGATCAACGGCGAAAAGTCGTTTACAGCGTCCATCGAAAAACAAACAGCCGGCACGACCATCTCTACTAGGGTCATCGATAAATCGGGAAATAAAAGTATACCCGTTTCATTTAAAGTGGCAGATAAAACGGCTCCCTTAAAACCGTCAGTAAATACGGTAGGAGACAATACCGTAAAAGTAACAGGAAAAGCGGAAGCGAGCGCTAAGGTCACTGTCAAAAATGGCAGTTCGGTCCTTGGCAAAGCAAATTCCAATAACGCTGGGAATTTCACTGTTACGATGTCAAAGAAACAAAAAGCAGGAAAAGTCCTATCCGTTACAGCAACCGATAAAGCAGGAAATACAAGCTCAGTCAAAACAGTGACCGTCGCAGACAAAACAGCACCAAGTAAACCTACGGTCAACACGGTCACGACAAAAACGACAAAAGTAACAGGCAAAGCAGAAGCCAACTCCACTGTCTCCATCAAAGCATCAGGAAAAGTGATCGGCTCTACCACAGCAACGAATAAAGGCACTTTCTCGGTTAAAATCCCCAAGCAAAAAGCAGGGAAAAACCTATATACCTATGCTAAAGACAAAGCGAAAAACGTAAGTGAATCAAGGGAAGTCACGGTTAAAAAGTGA
- a CDS encoding ABC transporter ATP-binding protein, translated as MLKIEDINVYYGNIQALKGISLSINEGEIVTLIGANGAGKSTMLKTISGLLKPKQGKIMYEGQSIGGKAAQSIVKMGISHVPEGRRVFANMTVEENLQLGAYLRKDKAGIKQDMEKVYELFPRLLERLKQQSGTLSGGEQQMLAMGRALMAKPRLLLLDEPSMGLAPLLVKQIFHIIEEINKTGTTILLVEQNANLALSIADRAYVVETGRIVLSGKSEELTASEEIKNAYLGGH; from the coding sequence ATGTTAAAAATCGAGGACATTAACGTCTATTATGGAAACATTCAAGCCTTGAAAGGAATCTCGCTTTCTATTAATGAAGGTGAAATCGTTACCCTGATCGGGGCAAACGGAGCGGGGAAAAGCACGATGCTGAAAACCATTTCGGGACTGTTAAAACCAAAACAGGGGAAAATCATGTATGAAGGGCAATCCATCGGCGGAAAGGCCGCACAATCCATCGTGAAAATGGGCATTTCCCATGTACCTGAAGGCCGGCGTGTATTTGCTAATATGACCGTTGAAGAGAACCTTCAGCTTGGTGCCTATTTACGCAAAGATAAGGCAGGCATCAAGCAGGACATGGAGAAAGTCTATGAATTATTCCCGCGTTTGCTTGAGCGCCTGAAACAGCAATCCGGAACCCTTTCCGGCGGTGAACAGCAAATGCTCGCAATGGGCAGGGCACTCATGGCCAAGCCCCGGCTTTTGTTGTTGGACGAGCCATCCATGGGACTCGCCCCATTATTGGTGAAGCAAATCTTTCATATCATCGAAGAAATCAATAAAACAGGTACAACGATTCTGCTGGTTGAACAAAATGCCAACCTTGCCCTATCCATCGCGGACAGAGCCTATGTTGTCGAAACAGGCCGAATTGTCCTATCAGGCAAATCAGAGGAATTGACCGCAAGCGAAGAAATCAAGAATGCCTATTTAGGAGGACATTAA
- a CDS encoding ABC transporter ATP-binding protein: MKIETPLLKVDSVGIQFGGLKAVSDVNVELYPGELVGLIGPNGAGKTTFFNLLTGVYVPTEGTISLKGEDLRKKPPYKITQKGISRTFQNIRLFSELSVIDNVKVAYHSLSKHSILSSIFRMPIHFKGEKEMDEKAIEFLKIFNLDQYKDEKAKNLPYGKQRRLEIARALAANPKLLLLDEPAAGMNPQETHELMNLIALIREKFDLTVLLIEHDMPLVMGVCERIYVLDHGQLIAQGKPEEIRNNPKVIEAYLGEEVS; this comes from the coding sequence ATGAAAATAGAAACACCGCTGCTTAAAGTCGATTCGGTCGGCATCCAGTTCGGGGGGCTAAAAGCCGTTTCTGATGTTAACGTCGAGCTGTACCCTGGGGAATTGGTTGGCTTGATTGGACCGAACGGAGCAGGGAAAACGACTTTTTTTAACTTACTGACAGGGGTATACGTCCCGACGGAGGGAACGATTTCTTTAAAAGGGGAGGACTTGAGAAAAAAGCCTCCATATAAAATCACCCAAAAAGGCATCAGCCGGACATTCCAGAACATTCGCTTATTCAGTGAACTATCCGTGATCGATAATGTAAAGGTGGCCTATCATTCCCTTTCGAAGCATAGCATTTTAAGCTCGATCTTCCGGATGCCGATCCATTTTAAAGGCGAAAAGGAAATGGATGAAAAGGCGATTGAGTTCCTGAAGATTTTCAACCTTGATCAATATAAGGATGAAAAGGCTAAGAACCTGCCATATGGCAAACAAAGACGTTTGGAAATTGCCCGTGCACTTGCAGCCAACCCGAAACTGCTTTTGCTGGACGAACCGGCAGCGGGAATGAACCCTCAGGAGACGCACGAGCTCATGAACCTGATTGCCCTCATCCGTGAGAAATTTGATTTAACCGTATTATTGATTGAACATGATATGCCGCTCGTCATGGGTGTTTGCGAACGCATATATGTACTCGATCACGGACAGCTGATCGCTCAAGGCAAGCCAGAGGAAATCCGTAACAATCCAAAAGTCATCGAGGCCTATCTGGGCGAGGAGGTTTCATAA
- a CDS encoding branched-chain amino acid ABC transporter permease, producing the protein MTTFKRAKGFWLSILLSLIFFAVVQVLIGGGSLNPFYQNTLMFIGINIILAASLHLIIGITGQFSIGHAGFLAVGAYASAVMTMKLDMPFVAALIVGGLAAALAGLIIGIPSLRLKGDYLAIATLGFGEIVRIVLLNIDYVGGASGMQVSHLTTWPWVFASVIVTIIVIRNFTSSTHGRACVSIREDETAADSMGINTTYYKVVAFAIGAFFAGIAGGLYAHNFYIIQPSNFGFLKSFDILILVVLGGLGSLSGAVLAAILLTVVTTFLQDYPETRMIIYSLVLIVMMIYRPQGLMGTKEITSMFKRKGGSSHENRNTAA; encoded by the coding sequence ATGACTACATTTAAGCGAGCAAAAGGTTTTTGGCTCTCGATTTTACTATCATTGATCTTTTTCGCCGTAGTTCAAGTGTTAATCGGCGGCGGATCGCTAAATCCTTTTTATCAAAATACGCTCATGTTCATCGGGATCAATATCATTCTGGCAGCGAGCCTTCACTTGATCATCGGGATAACAGGGCAGTTTTCCATCGGACATGCCGGATTCCTGGCAGTCGGAGCCTATGCTTCAGCCGTTATGACCATGAAGCTTGACATGCCTTTTGTTGCAGCATTGATAGTGGGCGGTTTGGCGGCAGCGCTGGCAGGATTGATCATCGGAATCCCAAGCTTACGTTTAAAAGGTGACTACTTGGCGATTGCCACCCTCGGTTTTGGGGAAATCGTCCGGATCGTGCTTTTGAATATCGATTATGTTGGCGGGGCAAGCGGGATGCAGGTATCCCATTTGACCACTTGGCCTTGGGTATTCGCTTCCGTTATCGTTACGATCATCGTCATCAGGAACTTCACAAGTTCGACACATGGCAGAGCCTGCGTATCGATCCGTGAGGACGAGACGGCTGCCGATTCGATGGGGATCAATACGACCTATTACAAAGTTGTCGCGTTTGCGATCGGTGCCTTTTTCGCCGGGATTGCTGGAGGGCTTTACGCTCATAACTTCTACATCATCCAGCCATCCAACTTCGGATTCCTGAAGTCATTCGATATCTTGATCTTAGTCGTACTTGGCGGCCTTGGAAGTCTTTCAGGAGCCGTATTGGCGGCCATCTTACTGACTGTGGTCACGACATTCCTTCAGGATTATCCTGAAACGCGAATGATCATTTACAGCCTGGTGCTAATCGTCATGATGATCTATCGTCCACAAGGTTTAATGGGGACAAAAGAAATAACATCCATGTTCAAACGTAAAGGAGGCAGCAGCCATGAAAATAGAAACACCGCTGCTTAA
- a CDS encoding branched-chain amino acid ABC transporter permease, whose amino-acid sequence MELIQQLINGVSLGSIYALIALGYTMVYGIVKLINFAHGDVFMVGSFVGFYSITVLDLSFVPALLISMTICALFGVIIERIAYKPLRNATRIAALITAIGVSLLIEYGFIYVRGAQPEAYPNDVLPTDKFNIFGVSINSQSVLIFGVAVVLMIILQIIVHKTKIGKAMRAVSFDADAAKLMGINVNNTISATFAIGSALAGAAGVIFGIYYIKIEPLMGVLPGLKAFVAAVLGGIGIIPGAMVGGLLLGVIEALVSAAGYSLWRDAVAFVVLILILIFMPQGLFGKNKKEKV is encoded by the coding sequence ATGGAATTGATACAGCAGTTAATAAACGGAGTTTCACTAGGAAGTATTTATGCCCTTATCGCTCTCGGTTATACGATGGTTTACGGGATTGTTAAATTGATAAACTTTGCACATGGTGATGTCTTCATGGTCGGCTCATTCGTTGGATTTTACTCGATAACGGTTCTGGATCTTTCATTTGTGCCAGCTCTATTAATCTCGATGACGATCTGTGCGCTCTTTGGAGTGATAATCGAGCGTATCGCATACAAGCCATTACGAAACGCTACGCGTATTGCAGCACTTATCACGGCCATCGGGGTCTCCCTTTTGATCGAATACGGATTCATCTACGTCCGTGGTGCACAGCCGGAAGCTTACCCGAATGATGTATTGCCGACGGACAAGTTCAATATCTTTGGAGTTTCCATCAATAGTCAATCGGTTTTGATTTTTGGAGTGGCTGTAGTCCTGATGATCATTCTTCAAATCATCGTTCATAAAACAAAAATAGGAAAAGCCATGCGTGCCGTTTCATTCGATGCGGATGCAGCCAAGCTGATGGGGATCAATGTTAATAACACGATTTCTGCCACCTTTGCAATCGGCTCCGCTTTAGCTGGGGCAGCAGGCGTCATTTTCGGCATTTATTATATTAAGATCGAACCGCTAATGGGTGTGCTTCCGGGGTTGAAGGCATTTGTCGCCGCCGTACTTGGAGGGATCGGGATTATACCGGGCGCCATGGTCGGAGGCTTATTACTTGGTGTCATCGAGGCTTTGGTCAGTGCCGCCGGTTACTCATTATGGCGTGATGCGGTAGCCTTCGTCGTACTGATTCTTATCTTGATTTTCATGCCACAAGGCTTATTCGGTAAAAACAAAAAAGAAAAAGTATAA
- a CDS encoding ABC transporter substrate-binding protein → MKKKKLAGAFLSLTLAAGVLAGCSGSGSSDKTSGDGDTIKIGVNLELSGGVASYGQSISEGLELATAEINKEGIDGKKIKLIKVDNKSEASEATSGAIKLTSQDKVAAIVGAATSTNSIAQVQIAQDNKVPVISPSGTSPEITFSKDKLNDYIFRTSFIDPFQGTVAANFATKEIKAKSAAIYIDSASDYSKGLAAAFKEQFEKNGGKIVAQEAYIAKDTDFRSTLTRLKSAKPDFIFLPGYYEEAGLIVKQARETGLDVPFMGGDGWDSPKLVEIAGAKALNNTFITNHYSSGDPDEKIQKFVSAFKAKYKDKSPDAFNALGYDTGYFLADAIKRAGSADSEKIKEALEKTKDLELVTGTFTLDEKHNPIKSATILEFKEGKQVFNTKINP, encoded by the coding sequence TTGAAGAAGAAAAAATTAGCAGGGGCATTCCTTTCTCTAACACTTGCTGCAGGAGTTCTAGCGGGTTGTTCCGGCTCCGGTTCATCAGATAAAACAAGCGGGGACGGTGATACGATCAAGATCGGTGTCAACCTTGAATTATCAGGCGGTGTAGCCTCATATGGTCAATCAATTTCGGAAGGCCTGGAACTTGCGACTGCAGAAATCAATAAAGAAGGCATTGACGGAAAAAAAATCAAACTAATAAAAGTCGATAATAAATCTGAAGCGTCCGAAGCGACTAGCGGCGCAATCAAGCTGACATCACAAGATAAGGTTGCAGCGATCGTGGGTGCAGCGACAAGCACGAACTCGATTGCACAAGTGCAGATTGCACAAGATAATAAAGTGCCGGTCATCTCACCTTCTGGTACAAGCCCTGAAATCACTTTCAGCAAGGATAAATTGAATGATTACATTTTCAGGACAAGCTTCATCGATCCTTTCCAAGGAACGGTTGCTGCGAATTTTGCCACTAAAGAAATCAAAGCGAAAAGTGCCGCCATCTATATTGACAGCGCAAGTGATTATTCAAAAGGATTAGCTGCAGCCTTTAAAGAACAATTCGAAAAAAATGGCGGAAAGATCGTAGCCCAGGAAGCTTACATTGCGAAGGATACGGATTTCCGTTCCACATTGACTCGTTTGAAATCGGCAAAACCTGATTTCATCTTCCTGCCTGGTTACTATGAGGAAGCTGGTCTGATCGTGAAGCAGGCGCGTGAAACTGGACTTGACGTCCCATTCATGGGCGGAGACGGCTGGGACTCTCCTAAGCTAGTTGAAATTGCCGGTGCAAAAGCGCTAAATAACACGTTCATAACGAACCATTATTCTTCAGGCGACCCTGATGAGAAAATTCAGAAATTTGTGTCAGCTTTTAAAGCGAAGTACAAAGATAAATCCCCGGATGCATTTAACGCTCTAGGATATGACACAGGATACTTCCTTGCCGATGCGATCAAACGTGCCGGTTCAGCCGATTCAGAAAAAATTAAAGAAGCGCTGGAAAAAACGAAGGACCTTGAGCTTGTAACGGGTACTTTTACATTGGATGAAAAACATAATCCGATCAAATCCGCTACCATCCTTGAATTTAAAGAGGGAAAACAAGTATTTAACACAAAAATCAATCCTTAA